GTTGATAACCTCACTCTTGATGTTAGGGCATGGACTTGTAAGCATTGTGGTACTCTCCATGACCGTGATGTAAATGCAGCGATAAACATTAGAAATGAAGCCTTGCGGATTATCTCGTTAGGAACTAGCGAGTCTGCCTGTGGAGGAGATGTAAGTCGATCTGGTAAAACTTCGGTTTTGTTGGACGCTATCCCCGTTGAATCAGGAAGCCAGCGCTGTACCGCCTAAGCGGTCAGCGTCTGGTAGTTCACGTCCTCTACCCCCCTTCCCAGTTAAAAACTTGGGTTTTATAGTTGTCGCCATTCTTGTTAGGACATAAAACCAAAATAGTGTGAGGCGGCGCGAAGCGCCGCCTCACACTATTTTGGTTTTAATTTGTACTGATACAGGTAACTATAGCTATGCGACAAAGGCTTGTTCAATATAAGACTGTAAGCAAAAATCCTCTGAGGCTGTACGGCGGACTAAAGCCACATCAAACCGACAGCAAAGGGTTGCTAACTGGGGATGTTCACCTAAAAATATAGATGCAGCTCTAATGAGTTTGGCTTGCTTTTTTGGGGTAATCGCCAGACTGCCATCACCATCCCAATTCCGATCGCTGCGGGTTTTGACTTCAATAAATAGCAACCATTGGCGATCGCAAGCTATTAAATCCAACTCTCCCCAACGACATCGCCACTGAGTTTCTAAAATTTCCCATCCATGCGATTGTAAGAGTTGGGCTACTAGTATCTCCCCGCGATCGCCTACTTTTTTTGCCATAAGGATTATGCGATTTAATAAACTAGTCGATTTTTTGTGGCGCGGCGAAGCCGCGTCACAAAAAATCAGTTCCTTATCTTAAGACTCAGTTATCATAAAGATTATGAAAATCACAGTTTTTACATTACGCAATTTTACTTTTAAATCCTTCTTTAAAGCCATAAATACACTGCTGCTGTGCTTGACTCTAATATTAGCTAGCACTCAGCCTGCTTTAGCAGACGTATATGTGAAAGCTTTTCTCGAAGGAGCCGACTTTTCGGGGCGATCGCTGCAAGGCTATCAGTTTAACGAGTCCGATCTGCGGAACACATCGTTTGTTAATGCTGACGCGCAAGGAGTCAGTTTTTTTGCCGCCAATATGAAAGAGTCAAATCTGACAGGAGCAAATCTCAGCTATAGCACGCTTGATAATGCACGTCTTGACAAGGCAAACTTAACTAATGCCGTAATTCAAGGTTCATTTGCTTACGGTACTTCTTTTAATAATGTAATCATTGATGGTGCAGACTTTACGGATGTAGATTTACGTCCACCAATTCGTAAAAAACTCTGCCTATCAGCGAAGGGACAAAACCCTGTAACTGGGAGAATGACTCGCGAAACTCTTGAGTGCGACTAAATCCAACTGTTATGAGCTTTATGTCTTAACTTTACAGGGAATTGCCATATTTGTATTAAGTTGCCCTATTTTAGGGAGTATGATTCTCTGTGTGCGTAGCACAGGATTTTTGGGAACTATTTTAAACAAATAGTTTGACTGATACAAATACTTGATATCTGTGCTAACAATACTTGTCCTGAGGATCGCTCTGCCTATTAGTGTATGCAGCTAAATGAAACTTCCAATGACCTATCAAGTGGCAGATTACTCCAAAGAAGCTTATTGCCACAAAGCTTGCCTGCTTACCCTGGGCTAGATATTGCTGCGGAAGTATGGACAGCCGTAGATCTTGGTGGCGATTATTATCAGTTTTTAGAGCAATCAGGCACATTAGCCGTAGCGATCGCCGACTCCTCAGGCAAATCGGTTGCTGGAGCGATCCATGCCGCTTTATTTAAAGGACAATTGGATGCCTATGGACAGCAGGGCAGGCTCCAAAATCCTTCTTCTATGTTGAATTCTTTAAACCAATTACTTTGCAAAAGCGGCACTGATGATGCGATCGCCTTTTGTTATGGTGCGCTCGATCTAGTTAACTATGAGCTGCATTTGGGTAATGCTGGCATTCCTGGTCCATTAATTTATCGGGCTGAGACTAATACCTGTGAAGAGGTTGTCAATCCTGCGATCGCTCTGGGGCGTTTTGATAGTGCCACCTACAGAGCTACTTCGCGATCGCTGCATGAAGGGGATATCGCCATCTTTTTTAGTGATGGACTATTTGAAGCAACTAGTCCATCGGGCGAAGAATTTGGCAGATCTAACGGCGATGATATTTCTCCGCTACGCAAAACTGTAATTGAACTAGCTCAATTTCAGCTTCAGAGATTTTACAAGGCTTAAAAATTGCCCTTGATCAATTTTCAGGACTAGACGTTCCCGATGACGATGTTTCGATCGTGGTGATTAAACTTAAAAACAAGGTTAAATTTTCTGAACTGCGTAACTGTCCGTATCTTGAAGCTTTACAAGCATGGCAACGCTCTGAAGAAACCGATGAATCTTGTTTATTGCGAGGAACACGTCTTGCTGAATCCCTAGCTTGGGCCGAAGGACAACCAGAGTTACCGAGAATTGATCTCAGCTTTTTGGAGGCTTCACAAAGAGTTAATGAGCGCGAACAAATGATGGCAGCGCGAGCTGCCGATGCTGATCGCCTCGAGAAACTGAGCGAAGAACTCGAAAAAAGCCTAGATTCCGAACGTCGTCAGCGTGTAATCGCTGAGATGGGCGAAATCAACGAAAAAATAGTTGCTTACACCATTTCTTCAGAAGCACTATTTCTTTCTAATAATCATATTGAAGCCATGATTGCGGGTGTAATTGGCGGAGTCCAGCTAAAACGCCTTACAACTCAAGTTGACGAAAGCACCCTTGAGAATCTACGCGCCAATACCCAAATCCGAGCGATTACGGCTCTAGAACAAGTCGTCTATGGTACGCATGAATACAATCGTCTTGAAGGACATGGATTTTGGGTTAATAAAGTTTGCTATTCTCGCGATGGACATTATATTGCCTCAGCAAGTAGCGATCGCACCATCAAAATTTGGGACGCATCAGGAGTTTTACTCCAAACCTTAACCAGCCATACAAATTGGGTAACTAGCGTCGCTTTTAGTCCCAATGGCAACCTATTGGTGTCAGGTAGCCGCGACAATATGGTCAAGATCTGGAAACGCGATGAATCTACAGGTAAATTTGCTGCTCAACCGATCGCTACCCTCAGAGGTCATGAAGGGCCTGTTTTGGATGTATGTTTCAGTCATGATGGTGAGATGATTGCCTCAGCAAGCGAAGATACCACCGTTAAACTTTGGAAAAATGATGGCACTGTAATTCGGACTTTGCGCGGCGGTCATGATCGTTGGGTAACCTGTGTAGCTTTTCATCCCAATAGTAAATCCCTAGTTTCAGGTAGTGCCGA
This genomic stretch from Pseudanabaena galeata CCNP1313 harbors:
- a CDS encoding YraN family protein, with product MAKKVGDRGEILVAQLLQSHGWEILETQWRCRWGELDLIACDRQWLLFIEVKTRSDRNWDGDGSLAITPKKQAKLIRAASIFLGEHPQLATLCCRFDVALVRRTASEDFCLQSYIEQAFVA
- a CDS encoding pentapeptide repeat-containing protein; its protein translation is MKITVFTLRNFTFKSFFKAINTLLLCLTLILASTQPALADVYVKAFLEGADFSGRSLQGYQFNESDLRNTSFVNADAQGVSFFAANMKESNLTGANLSYSTLDNARLDKANLTNAVIQGSFAYGTSFNNVIIDGADFTDVDLRPPIRKKLCLSAKGQNPVTGRMTRETLECD
- a CDS encoding PP2C family protein-serine/threonine phosphatase, with the translated sequence MQLNETSNDLSSGRLLQRSLLPQSLPAYPGLDIAAEVWTAVDLGGDYYQFLEQSGTLAVAIADSSGKSVAGAIHAALFKGQLDAYGQQGRLQNPSSMLNSLNQLLCKSGTDDAIAFCYGALDLVNYELHLGNAGIPGPLIYRAETNTCEEVVNPAIALGRFDSATYRATSRSLHEGDIAIFFSDGLFEATSPSGEEFGRSNGDDISPLRKTVIELAQFQLQRFYKA